TGAAAAATTTATTTATTGGAGGCTGAAAGAAAATTTTAGCCCATAGAATGTCAACAGTTGTAATATATGGCAAATCTTTAAAAACGCTGTAGTTATGATTAAAATCTGAAAATAATTTTGGATTAATCGCATTGCCATTTTCATCTAATACTTCACACATTGCAGCAACACATGGTAGTTTTACAAAATTACACAGTTCTAATAATGCTTCAGTGTGTCCAGCGCGTGCTAACAATCCGCCCTGCATTGCACGCAAAGGAAAAACATGACCCGGACTAACAAAATCGGTGATAGTTACATTTGAATTAGCCATTAACTCAATTGTATAAGAACGATCTTTAGCAGAAATTCCACTAGTTATTCCTGATTTTGCATCGACTGACAAAGTAAAGTTAGTATGAGAAATGCCTCCTGGGATTTGGGGTGCAGAATATATTCCTAGCTTATTTGCAATTTCATGACTAACAGATACGCATAATAAGCCTTTTGCATGGGTTATAGCGAAGTTGACATTTTCTGGTGTTGCTCCACATGCGTGAAAAACCAAATCTGCTTCGTTCTCCCGGCGTCCGTCATCCCCAACAAGAATAAGCCCGCCATTTTTAAATATTGCTAGAGCCTTTTGTATTTTTTCCACTAAGGTAGTAAGAGCATATAGATATTGTTCACTATAGTTCACAGATGCAAGGCTCCAAGTAGTTGATATTTTTAGCTATTATATAAAAGATGAAAAAAGAATCACAACTGATTTTTTCTCAACTCTTCAATAGCATAAAAATGTAGTTAAAGCATTAATTGTTGCGAATTGTTTCATTTTTGAAAGGATTTTGAATTGATTGATTTAAATCTCAACCATTTATTCATTGTTTTTCAATTAATTATTTTAGAAGGGTTATTAAGCTTTGATAATGCTCTTGCCCTAGCTGCTTTAGTTAAAAAGAAGTTAAAAGAACCAGAACAACAAAAGAAAGCGTTACTTTTAGGAATTTGGGGTGCCTATCTTTTTAGAATTGGTATTATTTTTATTGGCGTTTGGTTAATGAAGTATGAATGGGTAAAAGCAATTGCAGGTTTATATTTGCTTTATTTATCTTGCCATGAGCTTTTTTTTCATAAAGAAACAACTCATGAAATATCCACTTCTAATAATATTGAAAAAATTGTAATTCCTAAATCAATAAACACAAGTGTTAAACATTTCATTTTAGTTGTTGTTCAGGTTGAAATAATGGATATTATGTTTTCAATAGACTCTATTGCTGTTGCTTTAGCAATATCTGACGTAAAATGGGTTTTAATTTCAGGGGCTTTATTGGGAGTTTTATTGATGCGTATAGCTGCCCAATTTTTTATTAAACTGATAGAAAAATTTCCCATTTTAGAAAAAACAGCTTTTGTTTTGGTTGGAATAGCTGGTATTAATGTTATCTTAAAAATTAAGGATTTAAATTTAGGATTTTCTTATTTAACCATAGATAAACCAATTCCAGAAAACATTTTTCTTTTATTAATGGTGTTTATTTTATTAGGGTCATTATTTTTTAATAAAACTTATGTGAAAAAAAATCATAAATAAATTTTATTGAGTAAAAAATTTACTTTTTCAGATATGATAGAATAAATAAATTTAAAAGGATTTATTATGCTATTATATAAACATTTAATTATTGGATATATTGCTGCATTTTTAACTACTTCGGCATTTTTGCCACAAGCTATAAAAACATTGAAATCAAAAGACACTCGTGGAATTTCACTGGTTATGTATTCCATGTTTTGTACAGGTGTGTTTTTATGGTTGTTATATGGAATTATGATTAATGATTTGATTATTATATTAGCGAATTTTACTACTTTTATTTTTTCATTTTCAATTTTGTTAATTTGTTTCCTTAACTTGAAAAATAAAGATAAAAGGATTAAATAAAATTGTTACTTTGAAATTGAAAGGAAAAAAAATGGATTTAAAATTACAATCAAAAAAAGCTTTGATAACAGGCTCTACTTCTGGAATTGGCTTCGCAATAGCGCAATCCTTACTTCAGGAAGGTGTTTCTATTATTATAAATGGTAGAACAGAAGATAGGGTCAAGGTAGCTATTGAAAAATTGAATAAACAAAATATTCATAAGCAAAACATTATTGGAATAGCTGCTGATGTTGGAACGCAAAAAGGTTGCGAAAAATTGATAGAGGAAGTTAATCAGGTTGATATATTGATTAATAATTTTGGAGTCTACGCAGCTCGTGAATTTGAAGAAATTAGTGATGACAATTGGATGGAAATATTCAATCAAAATGTTATGTCGGGAATAAGACTGAGTAGATACTATTTAAAACAAATGAAAAAAAAGGATTGGGGTAGAATAGTTTTTATATCAAGCGAATCAGGAATTCATATCCCTACTGAAATGATACATTATGGCGTAACAAAGACGGCGCAAATTGCATTAGCTAGAGGTTTGGCTGAAACTACTTTAGGGACAGGTGTAACAGTAAATTCAATATTGCCAGGTCCCACATGGTCTGAAGGTGTAGAAAAGTTTGTCAGTGATTTAGCTGTGCAAAACAATTTATCAAATAAAGAAATGGAAAAGAAATTTTTTAAAGAGTATCGCTCCTCTTCACTCATTCAAAGATTTGCTTCTGTTGATGAAGTAGCTAGTTTCGTTACTTATATTTGCAGTCCCCTTTCTTCAGCCACAAATGGAGCTGCCTTAAGAGTTGAAGGTGGATTATTACGTGGAATTGTTTAAAATTAGGAATTAAAATGTTTATAATGAATACTTTATTGAGAACTATTTTAGTTCTTTCCATTTTTCCTAGTAGCTATGCATTTTCATTACAAAAGACTAAATTATATTGTGTAACGGATTTAAAAAATTTTGAAGTCATCATTTCTGATGAAAATTAAGTTGAAGTTGCTGGAGATTTTATTAATGTCTATGAAAATCTCCGTGGTTTAGTTAGTGAAACTACTTATTTTAAATTAACGCCTAAACATTCTTTGAAATTATTTGAATTTATTTCTGTATGTCCTGCTTAAAAATTTGCAAGTTATTAGAAAATATAAAAATAAGTATGAAGATTTCATTATAGTTTGAAATCTAAATGGAATTTCATTTTCTAATTTTAATATGAGAGATAATTATCATACGCCAACTTTAGGTATGCGTATTACTTTTACAAGTAGAATTATAAATCAAGGTGCTCATGGTATTTATGCGCCAAATATTTTTAAACTGTTTTTTAATCCTCTAATCTCAGAAAAAATTTAATTAAATTCTTTATTCCACCAATCATTAAATAATTCTTCTGAACGAGAAGCAAGCATTTCTCTTTTTGTTGACTTATCTATTTTCTTCATTTTTAAAACTTTTTCAGAATTATTACTATACTTTTCAATGTCATCTTTGGATAATTCATTAAATAATCCCCAGTGAATATTCATCGGTGTAAACTTTTTTGGTTCAGAGTATATACAAAAGCGAGCTAAACAACCTAAAGATGTATTTGCAGGTGGTAGGGATAAAGTTTTTTGCTTTGTTAATTTAAAGCCAATTAAATGGCCAATAAAACATCCCATAGCAGTACTTTCAAGATAGCCTTCAACACCCATAATTTGTCCTGCTAAATATATTTTATTATTTTCTTTCAATGAAAAATCTTCATTTAATACACTTGGAGAAACAAGGTAAGTATTTCTATGCATGCTTCCTAGGCGAAAAAATTCAACATTTTCAAGTCCAGGTATGGTGGAAAATATTTCTTTTTGAGCTTTCCATGTGAGGCGGGTTTGAAATCCAACCATATTCCAAGCATTATCGCCTAAACTTTCTTTGCGTAATTGAACAACTGCATATGGCATTTTGCCGGTTTTGGGATTGATAAGTCCTTTAGGTTTCATCGGGCCAAATGAAAGAGTACGTGGCCCACTTTCTGCTAAAACTTCAATTGGTTGGCAGCCATTAAAATACTTTGGTTCTTCAAAATTTTTATGGGGGACTTTTTCTCCAAGTAAGACTTTTTCAACAAAAGCAAAATATTCTTCTTTGTTAAACGGTAGATTTAAGTAATCACCATCCTCATCTGCATTAGAAATATCTGGCAATCCGGTTAATTTTTCATACACTAGCGTTGCATTAGAAATATCTGGGAATTCAGCTAATATTTCTTTGTTTTGAACTAGTTTTTTTTCATATAAACTAGTTTTTGATTGTCTATTTGCATAAAAAGCAACATCATAATTAATACTATCTCCATCCAAAATAGGAGCAATAGCATCATAAAAGTATAGTTGATCACTTTTTGTTAATTTTCTTAAGCTTTCAGCAAGAGCATCATCAGTTAAAGGACCTGTGGCAATCACAATTGCATTAAAATCTTTGAAAAGGTTAATTTCATCTACAGATTCAACAACTTTTTCAATAATTTCAATATTTTTATGGTTTCTTAACTTTTGCGTAATTTCTGATGAAAAAAGTTCTCGATCTACTGCTAGAGTTTCTCCTGCTGGCACTTCTGCATTTCTGGCCGCTGGAAGAATAAGACTCCCTAATTTTTCTAACTCAGCTTTTAAAGTTCCAGCAGGATTTAAACGGCTTTTAGATTTTAAACTGTTTGAACACACTAATTCAGCAAATAAATGTGGAGATATTTGTGCTGGGGTTGTTTTTCTCGTCTTCATTTCATATAAAGTGACAGATAATTGATAGTGTTCAGCTAAAATCCATGCACATTCACTACCTGCTAATCCAGCGCCAATAACTGCAACATTCATAGAACTATCCTTTTTAAGATTCTGAAAAAACAAAATTTTATAAATTTGGGTCTTAACGATGCCTAAATTTATGCTAAGAGTTTATATTGCAAAGTATGCTGTTTGTTTCAATACATTCTTTTGTTGATTTTAATGGCATTTGTTAAATATGAAAGAAAGAAGGATTAAGTATGCCGCTTTTTGTTGTGACAGGAGCTCATGGGTTTATTGGGACAAATATTGTGGAAAAAATCCTGGCTATGGATCCTACTGATTTGGGATTTCCTCAACATGCACCTATAAAATTTTCTAATTTTGTCGAACAAGGGCCCCAGGATTTAGGGTGCTCAGTCATTGCAAGTGATCTTTCCACTAGTATTAACAGGGATACTGCCAAGCGATTTTTAGGCTCAGCTCGCTACCAATATGTAGACTATAGAGATCTCATTTCTCATCTTGAAAAACTACCGCAAAAACCTGATGTAGTTATTCACAATGGAGCTTGTTCTTCTACAACAGAAACCGATGTAAATGTTTTTGCAGAGTTAAATTTAAACTATTCAATAGCACTATGGACATTTTGTGCTAAGCACTCTATTCCTTTTATATATGCCTCTAGTGCAGCAACTTATGGTGATGGATCCTTAGGGTTTTCAGATAAAAAAGAAGATTGTGAAAAATATACACCACTTAATTTATACGGAAAATCAAAACTAGATTTTGATATCTGGACTTTAAAACAAACCAATACTCCACCTTCATGGTTTGGTCTACGTTATTTTAATGTTTTTGGTCAATTTGAATCCCATAAAGGTGGTCAAGCAAGCATGGTTTATCATGGATACCAACAGGCTACTCGTACCGGTAAAATAAAGCTTTTTGAAAGTAACACTGCTAAGTATAAAAATGGAGAACAACTCAGAGATTTTGTATATATAGATGATATCGTTCAAGTGACTGTTCAACTCATAAAATTATCATTAGCAAGAATGCATCAACAATCTAGCATTATTCTGCCCGAAAATGGATTATTTTTAAATATAGGACGTGGGATAACTGAATCTTGGAATAGTTTGGCAGAGCAAGTTTTTTCAGCTCTTTCTCTCCCTGTCAATATCGAATATATTCCCATGCCTCCTAACATTATAAATCAATATCAAAATTATACTTGTGCAGATCTTTCTACATTGCGCTCAATAGGTATTCAACATGAATTTACATCTTTAAGTGCAGGAGTTAGAAAATATATTCAAAAGCATTTGATGCGCGGTCAATAGAATTTGTAAAATTCAATTTTTTTTATTATATTTCTATGGTTGTACTCAGTTTAAATAACTAAACAAAATGAAGGTTTTTTGCATGGACGCTCAACAACTGACACGCCAAATATATTGGTCACCTTCTGGTGGATTAAATGAAATTTTGCATATGACAACATATCTTTGGTTGTTCATTGCTACTGTTATTTTTGCTTATGGTGTCTGGAAGCATATTGTTCTTTGGAGAGCTGGAAAACCTGAAGTTTGTTTTGATAAGCCTGTGGAAAGAACTATTATTTTTTTCCGGAATGTTATTGCGCAAGCAAAAGTTTTGCGTTCGCGTAGACAAAGAGATCCTAAGCCTAAATCTATTTATGCCGCCTGGATGCATGGACTCATTTTTTATGGTTTTTTTGCTTTAGTTTTCTGTACAACTATTGTTGCTTTAAAAGACTATAACATCACGGATCTTTATCATGGATGGTTCTATGCGTTTGTTAAAGTTACAGGACAAATTGGCGGTGTTTCGTTAGCTATAGGTCTTTTAATGGGTATATTTAGAAGATCAAATAAAGAATATAAATTTAGTCATAGTCTTGGTTATACCTTGCTTTATTCTTTCCTTTTTTTATTAGTTATTCAAGGATTTTTGTTACAAGGATTTAGATTAGCTTTCGATCAACATGCCCCTGACACGCAATGGGCTTTTGTTGGTTATTTATTTAGTCTTTTCTATCCAAAAAATATGGACTCTAATAATGCCAATATGATTTATACTTCATTGTGGTATTTTCATATGGTAACAACTATGGCTTTTATAGCAACAGTCCCATATACAAGAGCATTGCATATTGTAACAGCTTCTTTAAATTTATATACACAAAGATTAACTCCTTCAGTAATGCTTGCAAAAATGGATTTTGAAAATGCAGAAGCAGAATATTTTGGTGCAAGAGATATTCGTGATTTCTCATGGAAAGACTTATTAAGTTTTGATAGCTGTACTGAATGTAGAAGATGTACAGATATTTGTCCTGCTAATGCAGTATTAAAGCCATTAGATCCTAGGGAAATAATTTTAAAAATGAAGAACAGTATGACTGTTGAAGCTTTATTTCCAAAACAAGGTGAAGAAGAAAAGCATTTTCTATTTGAAAATGGTGTAATAACACACAACGAAATTTGGGCATGCACTAATTGCGGTGGGTGTGTGAATGAATGTCCTGTCGGAATAGATCAACTTCGTACAATTATGCAGTTAAGACGGTACCAAACTTTATCTTTAGGTGAAATTCCTGCTTCAGCTGGCAAAGCAATAGAAAATATAAAACAATATAGTAATCCTTGGGGACTTGCATCGGCAGATCGTTTTAAATGGGCCGACGGACTAGATCTACCAATTATTACAGGAGATTCTCCAGAAGTAGAGTATCTGTATTATGTTGGTTGTGCAGGCGCTTATGATCTAGGGAATCAAAAGGTAGCAAAAGCTGTTGTCTCCATTTTAAAATATTGTGGAGTAAATTTTGCAGTCATGGGCAAAGCAGAAAAATGCAATGGTGAACCTGTTAAACGTTTAGGTGATGAATATTCTTTTGCAGAAATTGCTAATAGTAATGTTGAACAACTAAATAAATTAAAATTTAAAAAAATTGTCACCCACTGTCCACATTGCTTCAATACTTTAAAAAATGATTATCAAGAATATGGTGGAAATTATGAAGTTTATCATCATACACAATTATTATCAGAACTTCATAAAGCAAATAAATTGTCGTTACCTACAGAAGTTAACAAAACAGTTACTTTTCATGATCCTTGTTTTCTCGGAAGACATAATGGTGAATATGAAGCACCTCGCAAAATATTAGAAGCAGTTGCTGGTTTGCGTTTAGCTGAAATGGAAGCCAGCAGAGAAACTTCTAGTTGTTGTGGAATGGGTGGCGGTAACATGTGGTATGAAAGTGAAGGCGGTGGAAAGATTGTTGAACGAAGATTAGAACATGTCGCGCAAACTGGAGCTAAAACTTTAGTCACAGGCTGTTCATTTTGTATGATTAATTTTAAAAGTGCTTTTCAAAATATAGAAAAAACAAAAGACTTAGAAATTATGGATATAGCGGAAGCTGTGATGTTGGCTATGCCTAGTGACGTGAAAAATACAGGTAGTTCTAGGTTGAATTGATATTTGACATATCTTTGTGCTAAGGTTATCCCAAGGGAAATCGAGGTGGGAGGCTTTTCTAGTCTCTGGTTTACCTAACAATTTCTTCTGCTCTTAGGAGGGTGGTCTATGCACACCTTTAGTTTTGGTGAATTGGCACTCATTTTTGGGATTGTAATTGTATTATTTGGTGGAAAAAGAATTGCTTCAGTAGGTAAGGCTCTTGGAGAAGGAATTTCTAATTTTAAAAAAGGATTAAATGGTTCCTCTACTGATGATAAACAAATTTCTCCGCCGCAAAACTCGCAACATGCAAATCAGGTTGTAGATGTTGAGCACAAAGAAGTTCCAAAAGTCTAATGCATGACGCTTTTAAATGAATTAAAGCAAAAGCTAATATTTGTTGTTGGAAAAGGTGGGGTAGGAAGAACCACTGTTTCTGCATCCATAGCATATCATTATGCGCAACAAGGTGAAAAAGTTTTGCTAGTCCAATGGGCGTTAAAAGATGCCATTTCTCAACTGTATTCCATTCCAGCTTGCTCTCATAAAGAATCATTTACGCCTCATGGCTATAAAACTATGAATTTTTCAGCAGCCGAAGCAATAAAAGAATACTTTGTTGAGCATTTGAAAATGAAGCTTATTTATAATGTTGTCATTGAAAATAAACATGTTCAGAGACTTATTCATGCTGCGCCTGGTGTACAAGAGTTATTTTTTCTTGGTCGTCTTTTTTGGCTAGTAGAGCTTGCTGAAAAAGAAAAAGGTTATTCGTACGATAAAGTTATTGTAGATTCTCCAGCAACAGGTCATGGCTTATCATTATTTGGCATTGCGCCAGCTGTCGCAAATTTAGGAATGACAGGGCCTCTTGCTTATGAATGTGAAAGAGTAAATAGACTTTTATTAGATGAAGAAAAAACGGGTGTCTTAGTTGTTACTTTACCTGAAGAGTTACCAATCGAAGAAAGTATAGAAACTATCCCGAAAATTACAAGTCAATTGCTCAGACCACCATTAGCATTAATAGTAAATCAATCAGTTAATATTGAGAAATTCCCAACTTTTAATTTTTCTGAAGATGATATTTGGTTTAAAAGTTTGCTAGAAAAATTAAAGACTGATTACGCACAAAATGAATTAAAACTAATTTTATCTATACTGCACAAAAGAACTCATAGTGAAAATAAATTAACAAGCTGGGCAAAAAATCAAAAGGATAAAAAAAATAATTCACTGCCAGTAGTTTCTTTACCTGACCTAAATATTATTAATCAATCTAATTCACATCCTCAAATGCTTGAATTATTATCTTCTTACTTTTAAAAATTGAACTCCTCAAGAGGTTTCTATGGGAAAATCTTTTCCAAGATTGCATGTATTTTTAGGAGCTGGTGGAGTTGGAAAAACGACGTTATCTGCCTCTTTTGCTATATCTATGGCTCAAGCAGGGAAAAATGTCGGACTCATAAGTATAGATCCTGCAAAAAGATTGCAAACAGCTCTAGGTACAACGTCTATTACTGAAGAGGGGACTATCATTCCGCTTGAAAATTCAAAAGGACAATTGCGAGCTTCTGTTTTGCATATAGGTGATAGTTTAATGCGCTGGGTAGAAGAAAAAGGATTGTCACAAGAAAAAAAAGATAATTTATTAAAAAACCCCTATTTTTCTGCACTTTCAAATAAAATGGCTACCGCTATTGATACACTAGCTGCAATTCGTGTCGCAGAATGGCTTGAGCAATATCCTGACACTGAAGAACTAGTTATAGATACAGCACCAGGTATTCATGCAATAGATTTTATTGCTAAGCCTGAGAAAGTTTCATTATTTTTAGACAGTAAAATTATTGATTGGGTAAAATGGTTTGTCGGAAGTGCAAATGAAAAACAAAGTTTTGTTGCTAGAGCCTTCAAATCAGGGGCAAAAAAAATTATTGATGGTTTAGCTTTGGTAGGAGGTCGTAACTTTATTGTTAATTTTGGAGAATTTTTAATTTTATTAGATGAAGTTTTTGTTACAGCTTTGGAAAGAATTAAAATAGCGCAAAAGTGGTTAAATACACCTTCTACTCAAATTTTTATTGTTACTGCAATTAGAGAAGATGCAATTTTTATTGCAAAAGAAATTCAAAGAATTTTGGTTAATTTAGGAATAAAGCCTAAATATGCCATTATTAATAAAACATTTCCCGAACATTTAAGAATCGATACTAATCTTCTTCAATTTATTCAAGGTCATTCATTTATTGAAGAAAAAGAAAAATTATTTGCTAACTATTTGAAAAGTTATTTAGACACACAAGCTAAAATATCTAAGGAACTTTCATTTGCAAAAATATCCATCGTTGAAATTCCAATCGCCTCTGGATTAGACGGTGAACAAGAATTACGATTTTCAGATTTGTCATCTCTTGGAGATATTATTCAGCAAAAAACAGGAAGTATTTAAGATGAAATATATTACGTTAGTTCCTTTTGTAATTGGTGATGTTTTAATAAAACTTTTGGCTGGCTTGGGTCGCTTTTTATTGTTTTTTAAAGAAGTATTTGTTTGGTTTTTTAAGCCACCTTTTAGATTTAGTCTTTTAATTAAGCAGTTAGAATTTGTAGGAAATAAAAGTGCAACCATTATCTTAATTTCAGCATTTTTTGTAGGAGGCGTATTAGGTCTGCAATTGGGAGTTATTTTTAGATTGTTTAGTGCTGAGGGTTTAATGGGAGCTGCAACTGGAAAATCTCTAGCGCTTGAATTAGGTCCGGTGATGTGTGGTTTTATTGTCATTGGGCGTGCAGGTGCAGCTATGGCGGCTGAAATTGCGACAATGCGTGTGAATGAGCAAATTGATGCTATGGAGGCAATGGGTGTAAATCCAATAAGTTATTTAGTAATTCCAAGAGTTCTTGCCAGTACAATTATGATGCCAATACTTGCAGCTATTTTTTTATTTGTGGGTGTGATTGGTTGTTATGCAGTTGCTGTTATCTTTTATAAAGTTGATACGATGACTTTTATGCAACAATTAAAATGGATAGTTTATTGGAGCGATGTGATAAAAGGTTTAATTAAAGCGACGGCTTTTGGATTTATTTTTTCAACGATTGCATGTTATAAGGGTTTTAAAGCCAAAGGTGGTGCTAAAGGAGTTGGTGAGGCAACTACAAGCGCAGTTGTTGCTAGTTTGTTGTCAATCTTAGTGGGTGATTTTTTTATAACTATTTTTCAAATAAGGTAAATCATTTATATTATGTCAAGTCAAAGTATTGTTTCACTTGTTGAAGTAAAAAAATCATTTGGCAATAATCATGTATTAAATGGTTTAAATATAGATATCCCACGAAATAAAATTTCATTCATAATAGGGCGAAGTGGGGAAGGAAAATCTGTTACTTTAAAAAATATCATAGGTCTTTTAAAACCAGATTCCGGTTCTATTTTTATTAATGGCGAGAATATGGTAAGTGCTTCTAATGAAAAATGGGACGTAGTTAGAAGTAAGATTGGAATTCTTTTTCAGGACGGTGCATTATTTGATAGTTTGACTATTTTTGAAAATGTATCTTTTCCTTTACAAAATCATCGAAAACTTAGTCAGTCAGAAATGGAAAATGAAGTAGCTCAACTGCTTGCAACAGTAGGTTTACCTGGTATACAAGATAAATTTCCACCAGAATTATCAATTGGTGAAAGAAAAAGAGTAGGACTTGCACGTGCTTTGGCATTAAAACCAGAGTTGTTACTTTATGATGAACCTACAACAAGTATGGATCCTTTGGTTTCAGACTTAATTGATAATTTGATAATAAACACACAAAAAAATTTGGACGGTATCACATCTGTTGTGGTAAGTCATGACATCACGTCTGTGATGAACGTCGCAGAGTATGTTTTTCTTTTGCATAAAGGAAAAATATACTTTCATGGAACTCCAAATGATTTTGCTTCAAGTCATGACGAACTTGTTAGACAATTTTTAACTGGCGGCAGAAATGGACCATTAGAAGTTCCAATAGCTTAATTTAATATATATATGCGGAATCTAGAAATTAAGGATTAGTTTTACAATGGCACTGTCCTCTGAAGTTAAAGTTGGTTTGTTTACAATATTAGGTGCTTCAATCCTCACTACTACTGCTGTGGTTTTAGGTGGAAATCCGTTTGCATCAAAAAAACAACATTTTTATACCGTTATAAGTAACGTTAGAGGTGTGGCAGAGCGTACTCAAGTGCGTGCCTCGGGTGTCCAAGTTGGTGAAGTTACTTCAGTAGAAATTTTGCAAGATGGAGCAAAGATAAATTTTAGTGTTGATGGCAATTTAAAAATACCAAAAGGGTCTTTTCTTGAAATTAAATCAAGGGGTATTTTAGGTGATGTTTTTATTGAAATTGTCAGGAACCAAGCAGGTGTCGGATATATGGCTTCTGGTGAATTTATGCCTAGAAATCCAGAATCCAATGATATTGAAGCATTAATGACAAATTTAAATAATATTGCACGTGATATTAAAAAAATTACTGGTTCTTTATCTAACGTCTTAGGTACTAAAGAAGGTGAAATGTCTGTTAAAAATATTCTTGATAATATTGAAGGAGTTTCAGCTGACTTACGTGATATTACTTCGTCACAAAAAACAAATATAAAAGAGGCCATTAAAGGAATTCGTGATAGCGCTGTAAGAATAGCAAATTTAATAGAGCGAAATGATTCTAAAGTAGATCAAATTATTTCTGATTTAAAAACATTTAGCTCTGAATTAAGAAATATATCTACACCTGAAAATCGTGAAAAAATTGAAAATATTATTGCAAATGTTGATGAAGCTACAGCCTCAATAAAAAGAATGGCTGCAAAAATTGAAAAAGGTGAGGGTACAATTGGGCAGTTGATTGCAAAAGATGAAACAGCTGATGAAGTAAAAGCCACATTAAAAAGTATTCAAGATGTTGTAAAACCTATCTCACAATTGAAACTCACTATGATGGATAGGGCTGAATTTAGAGTTGCGAATGCTCAAACAGGCGATAAATTTACTAATGAATTTGATTTAATGTTTTCCACAAGACCTGATAGATATTACCTATTAGGTATTACAAATGTTTCTTACGGTAGGCAAGTTGATACTACAACTGCAACTACAACAACAAATGGAAATACGACAACCACAACAACACAAAAAAATACCAATGAAAATGTTTCAAATTTACGGTACAATTTACAAATTTCTCAAAGAATTGGTTTTATGGGGCTGCGTGTTGGTATGTTTGCTAGTTCTGGCGGATTTGCAACTGACTTTTTTGCATTTAAAGATCGCTTAGTTGGTACTGTAGAATTTTCACAATTTGGTGGTAGCCCTACACCTTCGGATACTCAATATGGAAGCAAAGGGGCATTTAATATTAAGGCCTTTACAAACGTATTCATTACGCCAAATATTTTTCTTACCGCTGGTGTAGATGGTTTAGTTTTATATGATAAACCATTTCCATTTGTTGGTGCTGGTCTATCTATTACGGATGAAGATATAAAAGGACTATTAGGCGTGGCTGCTTTAGCAAAGTAGAAATTTAACCTTATTTTTAAATATTTTAATAAAAAAAGACGAGGAGATTATTTTATCTCTTCGTCCCTTTGTCAAACTTTAATTAAAGCTTGGCATCATAAGCTTTAAATTTTGGTGTTGACTTACCTGGAACTTTTAGCACAAGATTGCCATTTTCATTAGTATCA
The Pigmentibacter ruber genome window above contains:
- a CDS encoding 3,4-dihydroxy-2-butanone-4-phosphate synthase, which produces MNYSEQYLYALTTLVEKIQKALAIFKNGGLILVGDDGRRENEADLVFHACGATPENVNFAITHAKGLLCVSVSHEIANKLGIYSAPQIPGGISHTNFTLSVDAKSGITSGISAKDRSYTIELMANSNVTITDFVSPGHVFPLRAMQGGLLARAGHTEALLELCNFVKLPCVAAMCEVLDENGNAINPKLFSDFNHNYSVFKDLPYITTVDILWAKIFFQPPINKFFNAISDFIAPEGREKPLSIFELQPNHEKELTLPTFLCIYNEQLDPEKIHFSISNIANTWNNSVDLKNCDAAIFIFSPGNCFEKVPFDFSAFCDMSAKEGLSKTKNSVKRCLSILRTMQFISVTFNLNIKQLIDNTPYLVPEDKYFLSNIIHSNFKLN
- a CDS encoding SemiSWEET transporter; the encoded protein is MLLYKHLIIGYIAAFLTTSAFLPQAIKTLKSKDTRGISLVMYSMFCTGVFLWLLYGIMINDLIIILANFTTFIFSFSILLICFLNLKNKDKRIK
- the rfaD gene encoding ADP-glyceromanno-heptose 6-epimerase; this encodes MPLFVVTGAHGFIGTNIVEKILAMDPTDLGFPQHAPIKFSNFVEQGPQDLGCSVIASDLSTSINRDTAKRFLGSARYQYVDYRDLISHLEKLPQKPDVVIHNGACSSTTETDVNVFAELNLNYSIALWTFCAKHSIPFIYASSAATYGDGSLGFSDKKEDCEKYTPLNLYGKSKLDFDIWTLKQTNTPPSWFGLRYFNVFGQFESHKGGQASMVYHGYQQATRTGKIKLFESNTAKYKNGEQLRDFVYIDDIVQVTVQLIKLSLARMHQQSSIILPENGLFLNIGRGITESWNSLAEQVFSALSLPVNIEYIPMPPNIINQYQNYTCADLSTLRSIGIQHEFTSLSAGVRKYIQKHLMRGQ
- a CDS encoding SDR family NAD(P)-dependent oxidoreductase — encoded protein: MDLKLQSKKALITGSTSGIGFAIAQSLLQEGVSIIINGRTEDRVKVAIEKLNKQNIHKQNIIGIAADVGTQKGCEKLIEEVNQVDILINNFGVYAAREFEEISDDNWMEIFNQNVMSGIRLSRYYLKQMKKKDWGRIVFISSESGIHIPTEMIHYGVTKTAQIALARGLAETTLGTGVTVNSILPGPTWSEGVEKFVSDLAVQNNLSNKEMEKKFFKEYRSSSLIQRFASVDEVASFVTYICSPLSSATNGAALRVEGGLLRGIV
- the trmFO gene encoding methylenetetrahydrofolate--tRNA-(uracil(54)-C(5))-methyltransferase (FADH(2)-oxidizing) TrmFO, with product MNVAVIGAGLAGSECAWILAEHYQLSVTLYEMKTRKTTPAQISPHLFAELVCSNSLKSKSRLNPAGTLKAELEKLGSLILPAARNAEVPAGETLAVDRELFSSEITQKLRNHKNIEIIEKVVESVDEINLFKDFNAIVIATGPLTDDALAESLRKLTKSDQLYFYDAIAPILDGDSINYDVAFYANRQSKTSLYEKKLVQNKEILAEFPDISNATLVYEKLTGLPDISNADEDGDYLNLPFNKEEYFAFVEKVLLGEKVPHKNFEEPKYFNGCQPIEVLAESGPRTLSFGPMKPKGLINPKTGKMPYAVVQLRKESLGDNAWNMVGFQTRLTWKAQKEIFSTIPGLENVEFFRLGSMHRNTYLVSPSVLNEDFSLKENNKIYLAGQIMGVEGYLESTAMGCFIGHLIGFKLTKQKTLSLPPANTSLGCLARFCIYSEPKKFTPMNIHWGLFNELSKDDIEKYSNNSEKVLKMKKIDKSTKREMLASRSEELFNDWWNKEFN
- a CDS encoding TerC family protein, with protein sequence MIDLNLNHLFIVFQLIILEGLLSFDNALALAALVKKKLKEPEQQKKALLLGIWGAYLFRIGIIFIGVWLMKYEWVKAIAGLYLLYLSCHELFFHKETTHEISTSNNIEKIVIPKSINTSVKHFILVVVQVEIMDIMFSIDSIAVALAISDVKWVLISGALLGVLLMRIAAQFFIKLIEKFPILEKTAFVLVGIAGINVILKIKDLNLGFSYLTIDKPIPENIFLLLMVFILLGSLFFNKTYVKKNHK